gtaggTGGCGTTACGTCCATGCCCGActtcttggaaaaattctttCCGGTTGTTTACCGGAAAACCAGAAACCCTGGAATCGATGGAAATTACTGCAAATACGACAATCAAGGCCTTCAATTGTTCACTTCATCGCTTTATTTGGCTGGTTTAACTGCCACTTTCTTCGCATCCTACACCACTAGGAGTCTCGGTCGCCGCCTCACCATGTTGATCGCCGGTTTCTTTTTCATTGTCGGTGTTGTTCTTAACGCCGCTGCCCAAGACCTAGCCATGCTTATTATTGGCAGGATATTGCTCGGTTGTGGTGTCGGTTTCGCTAATCAGGTACTTTCAATAAGCATCGCacaaatttatattcattacaatttatttaGAATCAGTGTGTATCATATAATCCAAcataagttttaatattttttattcgtACTATATGAGTCTCTAACTTTTAACTTCTATTCAAACGAATCCCTGATATTTAACTTATGCATAAATTTAACTGTTTGAATTAAACAAGGGGACTAAATTTCGAAAGTCCCAGAGTACAGGGactcaaaacataattataccTAAATAATCCCTTAACATAATACTTTAAGTACAAATGAAAGCATAATTTTGTGCATATATATGCATTATAAGAACTTAATTACACAATTAAAGTACTAAATTTTGTAGCTTGGAGGTTGTCCCCAGCTGAGATAAGCCTTGAAGACATCATTAGACTACATTAATTTCCCTTTCAAAGCAGTTGTAATCAGTCGTGTAGCTCCTTTTCTAAGCTACTATTTTTTGTTGTCGATAGTAATAAcaccatttaaatttttatccccTATTGATcaactttgtttatttatctGGTTTAATAGTCAAAATCCTTTACGTTTTCCAAGAATCCTTACATCCCCAGCAATCACTCTTCAACACCTACCCACTCTAGTCAAGAATGGACTGTCATATGTCACCCAATATTGTTCCATAAAGTTTAGTGCTAAATTCCAACTTTTGTTAGAttgatgtaattaatttaactaagtaggtttgaaaaaaaataacaaaatctaCTATTTTTTGTTGTCGATAGTAATAAcaccatttaaatttttatccccTATTGATcaactttgtttatttatctGGTTTAATAGTCAAAATCCTTTACGTTTTCCAAGAATCCTTACATCCCCAGCAATCACTCTTCAACACCTACCCACTCTAGTCAAGAATGGACTGTCATATGTCACCCAATATTGTTCCATAAAGTTTAGTGCTAAATTCCAACTTTTGTTAGAttgatgtaattaatttaactaagtaggtttgaaaaaaaataacaaaatataatattatttgtcaCAATCCAAAGTGTTTTGTTTACCTCTAACttttaactttaatattaatatattctGAGGTTTGAAAATAACACATGTGATTGTGAGTTGTGTGGACTCTTTTGCTCTCTATTGGTTTAATTTAAGAAAGCATCATATGAAAAGATCTTTATCTTTGGATTTAtccattaaaattaataatatttttttaaaaatcttgaaAAGCAAGTTTATTCacatttttcttcttgttcttagAATCTTTttatcccttttttaaaaatcctTTTGAAAAGTCTTTTATGAATTACGTGATGCTTGTTTGAACTTTTGTATTTACTTGGGACTTTAAAATTCAACTAGAACAATCTTGTAGCTGATGGGAACAGTAGAGGTGCATAAGGTTCCCAAttgtattcttttatttaacttttaatttgtgtcagtgtaaaataaaaatatcattttaatatatctAGATTAGGTTATAATTTTTAACCCTACCTACCTTTGATATTTAAAGACAtctattcatatattaaatttgaaaaggatTTTTATAATCCGACGTAAtcaatgattaattttttattaaatacttccgaccttcaaataattttgtattaggcctcatatttgatttaattaaattacttatgtgcttatttttattaaatacagGCTGTGCCACTGTTTCTCTCAGAGATTGCACCTACAAGAATACGTGGAGGGTTAAACATATTATTCCAACTTAATGTCACTATTGGAATTCTTTTTGCCAATCTTGTCAACTACGGGACTGCTAAGTATGCCTcgtctttcttctcttttactcttttaattttatgtatttaatgtTTCATCATTAGGGGAAAaaaaactctcttttttttctttttgccattGGAGCAAAGATGTAGGATCAATTGCCTTGAAACTGtgatatatgaatgaaataatttacACCATTTTTGAGGGAGACCCCGTTGCTCTTAATCATTAACCAATTCCCACGTTttggaaaatattaataataatgtgTTCATTTTTTGCTTTTTCTGCTGATCACAATCCTTCATTGCTTTGCTTTGGAACGACAGAATTACAGGGGGATGGGGTTGGAGACTATCATTAGGATTAGCCGGCATTCCAGCACTTCTCCTAACTGTGGGGGCTCTCTTGGTGGTCGATAGTCCTAACAGTCTCATCGAGCGAGGTCGTCTCGATGAAGGAAAGGCCGTGCTCCGAAAGATTCGGGGCACCGATAAGATTGAGCCTGAGTTCCTGGAACTTGTCGAGGCAAGTCGTATAGCTAAAGAAGTGAAACATCCTTTCAGGAATCTCCTTAAACGTAGGAACCGACCCCAACTTGTCATCGCAGTTGCATTGCAGGTTAGTGCTTAATTTTGGCTTCGTGTTGCTTATTTTTCTTGTCGGGTCGTAGAACTCTTACTTATATGTCTGTATTTTTATGGTGTTGGTTACTTGGAACAGATTTTCCAACAATTTACAGGTATCAATGCTATCATGTTTTATGCGCCGGTCTTGTTTAACACATTGGGATTTGGCAATGATGCTTCACTTTACTCTGCTGTTATAACCGGCGCTGTCAATGTGTTATCTACCGTCGTATCCATTTACTCGGTCGACAAAGTAGGCCGTCGTGTGTTGTTACTCGAAGCCGGTGTCCAAATGTTTATTTCTCAAGTAATCATAGCAATTATACTGGCATTCAAGGTTAAAGATCACTCTGACGATCTCCACAAAGGTTTTGCAATCCTAGTAGTTGTTTTGATATGCACTTTTGTGTCAGCCTTTGCATGGTCTTGGGGACCTCTTGGGTGGCTCATCCCCAGTGAAACATTCCCCCTCGAGACCCGATCAGCCGGGCAGAGTGTAACGGTCTGTGTCAACCTGCTCTTCACCTTTGTCATAGCTCAGGCTTTCCTCTCAATGCTCTGTCATTTCAAGTACGGAATCTTCTTGTTCTTCTCCGGTTGGGTCGTGATTATGTCCATCTTTACATTGTTCCTTATCCCGGAAACGAAAAACATCCCGATTGAAGAGATGACGGAGAGGGTGTGGAAGCAACACTGGTTTTGGAAGAGATTCATGGATGATGATGAGGTAGCAGCTGTTACCAATGGTGACATTGCAAAGAAAAATGGGCATGCTAATGGTTTTGATCCAACTTCCCAGTTGTAAACATCTCGTTACGATAgaaaatagatatacatatttatttcatatatgaaGAAATGCTTGACTAATTATTGTCATTTTGGATCTTTGATGTATAATGGTTGctataaggaaaaaaaaaatcaatctttCTGAAAAATTACGATTTCAGTTCTTTTTATAGATAATATTCATCATAATTAAGAGATTTGTgatcatatatttattatacattttaattgaagGTTGATTTTGAAGCAAAGGAGAACATCTATAATGTCAAATTGTTAAAGCGTCTTTACACTTTCAAAGACTTAAAACATTCCTAATGTATGCCATGTATAAATCTACAGTATAAGAGAAAGTAGAATCCATTTCTTTTTTATGAAAAGGGACAAGACAGAAAGAGAAATGAAATTGTATACTTGAATTTGGGAACACTATGTCATCATAGCACCTACCACTAACGTATATAAAGATTAGTGCCAATGAGGGACATCATTACAATCTAACACTCTTTGTCTGAATGTGAACAacattgattagtttaatttttgtatctgcaaatctatatatatatatatatatatatatatatatttctacaACTCACCCAACAGCAATAGCAACAACACCCTCTCCCAACATTCTTTCCTTTCAAGCGTTTCAAGCATTGTGTCCTCTAGAGGTTAAAACAATTGAGGGAGGAGGGAACATCAATGATGATATGCCAACAAAagaaagggtctaattttggttttaatccCTTTATTGTGTTGAAATCAGAGATTTAATTcctctattttaatttgacataaatttgatactttttttttaaatgtataataacATTTGATGTTGTGTTAAAGTGATGATGTGAATTTTCATGAATctgttaacattattaatctCTGAATCTAATAACAGAGATGAGATGATGAGTCTTGTCAATTTGGCATAAAAGAGGTGACTATTATCATAAATACCTGAAAGTCGGGACctttctataaaaaaaacataaaatttatgatgCCTCTACGACCAAACTAGAGTTGGTccaaaagatatatatatatatatacacacaccaTGAGAGAAAGCATCCATTCCGATCCTCACAAATCCAGCCAAAAACAAAAGATTTATTAATCCCTCTTATCCTTTCTCAGGGTTGAATTGCCAGTTTAACCATGGGTTTTTCAAAGAGAGGTGCGGCTGAGATTGTTTTGGCGGTGACGGCTGTTGTTGCCTTGTTGCAGTTCTCCCATGCAGCTGTTTACAAGGTTGGAGACAGTGCTGGTTGGACCTCCATTGGCAACCTTGACTACAAACAATGGTCTGCTATTAAAACCTTCCAAGTTGGTGACATTATTCGTAAGTTTCCCTTTTAAGTTCTTAGTCTCTCCTTGATGTTATAGATGATCTTTCAATATTTAGCTTATTTTTGCCCCCCATTTTTCATCTTTGGCTTATTCCATTTACTGGGTTTATTACTTACACTAGCTTTGTTCTTTTAAAAGCAGCTCTCacctattttattttgtgtttattaaagcTGGTTCAAATGTTTGGGATGTAATTTGGTACGGGAAGGCATTGCCCGGTAAAAATACAATATGATGCTtcttaattaaaagataaatttcattttatctcttttcctcaaaatatgggtaaaataatCCATCTataatcaaagagtaaattagtttTTCTGTGAAAATTAcatccatttttattgttaaaaactgatcCCCATACGTCAGCATGATGTACACGTGATAATGTGTCACTTTCTGATTATTTCATCATCAACAgtagtttttaatagtacaaatggatgaaatttttacaaaaaaaggactaatttgttctttgatttaatgtacaatgattaatttttctacttttttaaGTAgaagggtcaaaatgtaaattgACTCCTAGTACAGAGGCCTCTATGATATTTTTACCGGCATTGCACCGAAAGAGAGAATCCAGGTTTGAGATATATTGTTAGTAGGGTAGTCACGAGTCTTGAAAGGGGCCTCATGAACAGTTAAAACAGATatggatattttaattatatcaaaaaagggttaatataacttttaattcCTAAACTTGGTAATTAGGTCCACATTGGTATCTGAATTGACAATTAGGTCTATTTAGGTCATTGAATTTAGATTCCATCAAAATTTGATAACGTGGCATAATTTCAGAGTGCCACATCATCAAACgtttatttttaccaaatttaaaggccaatttggacctagttgtaaagtTCAAGCatcaaagtgaaaaaaaaaagagtataagtaccaaaatgaacctaattgtcaagttcaggtACTACAAGTTATATTaacccatttaaaaaatataccctgtttaattttttttttataattctgGTGCAATTctgtataaaataatttggcAACAATTTATCCATTTTTCAATCTGTTCTTGATATATATGTTGATTGAATGATGTAGCAATATGTTAATGCGCATGCATATATAGGTTTTGAGTACAATGCTCAGTTTCACAACGTGATGCGAGTAACCCATCCTATGTACAAAGCCTGCAATGCCTCAGCCCCTTTGGCTACCTACACTACTGGCAATGACACCATCAACATTACCACTAAAGGTCACCACTATTTCATCTGTGGTGCTCCTGGACATTGTCAAGCTGGTCAGAAAGTCGACATCAACGTGCTTCGCACATCTGAAACAGCTCCAACTACGGCTCCCGAGGGATCAACAGCCGCTTCAGTTCCATCTGCCGGTAGTCCTGCGCCTTCGCCAAGCAGCGGTATCTCCTTGAGAGCTTCCAAGGGGAGTCTAATCACTAAGCTTTGTTTAGCAATGGCTGGTTTTGCAGTTTTTGTATCCGGTTtttattgaacaaaattttagattgATTTTTGTTGTATGTGGAATGGTTGATATACTTCTATAATGTCATTGGTTACACTTCAGAGAGAGACATGTATTTCTcatggaataatatttgttatgttGCTAAGTAGCTCCTTTATTAAGGCATTTGgctttcatcatttttttttctcaatgaTTCCTATTAATCatgaatatgaatatgaatgTTGAAAGGAGAATTCGTGTGCTGGTCTGATCGTCAAGGTGTTCATCGCCCCATGTGTGGTCTGGGTTTGAGTCGCGCTAATTACGTTGCTGTTAGAGCTTTACCCTTCGcttataattcaccaaaaaaaaaacttcttgaaggatatatatttatttcaggCTCTAGCAGTAATGGATATGAGATTTATCTTTTGCaatgagaaattaaattatatagtgCTTAAATCAAGTGAGGCTGTAATAATCAAGTGATTATTTaggtttaaataattgtttatgCAATACTTTAGAAATTGTTTAGGGTCAGAATTGAACATTAAAGTTTTAAGagatcaaaacatattaatttattatttcatcattttgaagggattaaacataattttttttttattttaaggggcaaaatacaatttttgaaCTCATGTGTTGTATACAAATGACTTAATAAAAATTGTGCCACATTAATAACGGGGTTAGTGAATTGtgaaaattaacctaaatttaaagtttgatgtatataaatgtaccaaattaaaatttgtgtaTAACatcaaagttaatgtataattttaatatttatcccaAATATTGTTAACCCTTCGATCATATTGAATCcttctaaataatatattataaatgtaccaaaatggtttctttgttaaaattacgtcattaaatgttaattttggagatttatataataattttagtcctcatcatttacatatttattcaatttaacccatactttttttatttagaacAAATTATCTCTTGTTCTTTCACTACTAACATGacattattttgttatatatcacgtaaataaataatataaaaaattaaaaattgtaaaacatcataaaataaaaatttcgaCCTCCAGTagatttcttttaataatatgatgcataaattttgtacaatttatatttttcttgtgATTAATTAACTccatttaaacaattaaatttgataGTACAGGGCCATGTTAGTCGACTATTGAGCTTGCGTACCTGCCTTGAAATTTAGGAAATTGTAGCATTTGTCcaagtaataattaaatatggaaGTCAGTTCATCATTGTCtatcaaatattattctaattaaatatatgtttgttaGCGTAGTTTAGATAATTTGTACGTTTACAAAAACAAGTGTGATATCAGTTTGATTcggtttaattttttagatttttaaatcgTTCATC
The window above is part of the Gossypium raimondii isolate GPD5lz chromosome 9, ASM2569854v1, whole genome shotgun sequence genome. Proteins encoded here:
- the LOC105800506 gene encoding sugar transport protein 13, whose product is MPAGGFSSVTPAGVEFEAKITPIVIITCIMAATGGLMFGYDVGVSGGVTSMPDFLEKFFPVVYRKTRNPGIDGNYCKYDNQGLQLFTSSLYLAGLTATFFASYTTRSLGRRLTMLIAGFFFIVGVVLNAAAQDLAMLIIGRILLGCGVGFANQAVPLFLSEIAPTRIRGGLNILFQLNVTIGILFANLVNYGTAKITGGWGWRLSLGLAGIPALLLTVGALLVVDSPNSLIERGRLDEGKAVLRKIRGTDKIEPEFLELVEASRIAKEVKHPFRNLLKRRNRPQLVIAVALQIFQQFTGINAIMFYAPVLFNTLGFGNDASLYSAVITGAVNVLSTVVSIYSVDKVGRRVLLLEAGVQMFISQVIIAIILAFKVKDHSDDLHKGFAILVVVLICTFVSAFAWSWGPLGWLIPSETFPLETRSAGQSVTVCVNLLFTFVIAQAFLSMLCHFKYGIFLFFSGWVVIMSIFTLFLIPETKNIPIEEMTERVWKQHWFWKRFMDDDEVAAVTNGDIAKKNGHANGFDPTSQL
- the LOC105800507 gene encoding mavicyanin, with the translated sequence MGFSKRGAAEIVLAVTAVVALLQFSHAAVYKVGDSAGWTSIGNLDYKQWSAIKTFQVGDIIRFEYNAQFHNVMRVTHPMYKACNASAPLATYTTGNDTINITTKGHHYFICGAPGHCQAGQKVDINVLRTSETAPTTAPEGSTAASVPSAGSPAPSPSSGISLRASKGSLITKLCLAMAGFAVFVSGFY